One Dioscorea cayenensis subsp. rotundata cultivar TDr96_F1 chromosome 15, TDr96_F1_v2_PseudoChromosome.rev07_lg8_w22 25.fasta, whole genome shotgun sequence genomic region harbors:
- the LOC120277375 gene encoding sugar transport protein 8-like isoform X1 has translation MGGFAMPTSTGGGADGDVEFEGKITWYVVLCAIIAATGGLMFGYDIGISGGVTAMDDFLKKFFHIVYVRKHEVKESNYCKYDNQGLQLFTSSLYLAAIIASFFASKACTKYGRKRTMQAASLFFLTGVVLDCAAMNLPMLIIGRIFLGFGVGFANQAVPLFLSEIAPVRIRGALNILFQLQVTIGIFIANIVNYFTSNLHPWGWRLSLGLAGIPASILCLGSLLITETPTSLIERKKQDEGLQVLKKIRGTNNVNAEFQELVRASEIAWQVKHPFRNLRKRNSRPQLIIGIMIQVYQQFTGINAIMFYSPVLFQTMGFRNDASLLSAVITGLVNVFSTIVSIVLVDRVGRRKLLLQAAVQMLIAQTIIGGILAAKLHDNNSLDKGLAIAVVVFVCVFVAGFAWSWGPLGWLIPSETFPLETRTAGYAFAVSSNMLFTFLIAQAFLSMLCHMKAGIFFFFAAWIVIMGLSAAFLLPETKGIPIDEMTERVWKKHPYWKRFVDDDGHELAEVEKGTQG, from the exons GGGGAGTGACAGCAATGGATGATTTCCTGAAGAAATTCTTTCATATAGTTTATGTGAGAAAACATGAGGTCAAAGAGAGCAACTACTGCAAATATGATAACCAGGGCCTTCAGCTTTTCACTTCATCACTTTACCTGGCAGCCATTATTGCCAGCTTCTTTGCATCCAAAGCCTGCACAAAGTATGGCAGGAAACGCACAATGCAAGCTgcttcccttttctttctcacTGGTGTTGTCCTGGATTGTGCAGCCATGAATCTCCCCATGCTCATCATTGGCaggatttttcttggttttggaGTAGGATTTGCTAACCAG GCTGTTCCATTGTTCTTGTCAGAAATAGCACCAGTGAGAATCAGAGGAGCATTGAACATCCTTTTCCAGCTTCAAGTAACAATTGGGATCTTCATAGCAAACATTGTGAACTACTTCACATCCAACTTGCACCCATGGGGATGGAGGCTCTCCCTCGGTCTTGCAGGAATTCCGGCGAGCATCCTCTGCCTTGGCTCTTTGCTTATAACCGAGACTCCAACAAGCCTCATCGAGCGAAAGAAACAAGATGAAGGCCTACAAGTACTAAAGAAAATCCGCGGAACAAACAATGTGAATGCCGAATTCCAAGAACTTGTTCGTGCTAGTGAAATTGCCTGGCAAGTGAAGCACCCTTTCAGAAATCTCAGGAAGAGGAATAGCCGACCTCAACTCATCATCGGCATAATGATCCAAGTATACCAGCAATTCACAGGAATCAATGCCATCATGTTTTATTCTCCTGTGCTCTTCCAAACAATGGGATTCAGAAACGATGCTTCATTGTTATCCGCTGTGATTACTGGTCTTGTGAATGTGTTCTCCACCattgtttctattgttcttgTGGACAGAGTTGGCAGGCGGAAGTTACTGCTTCAGGCTGCTGTTCAGATGCTCATTGCTCAG ACAATTATTGGAGGAATTCTGGCGGCTAAATTGCATGATAATAACTCACTAGACAAGGGATTAGCTATTGCAGTGGTGGTGTTTGTCTGTGTGTTTGTTGCTGGATTTGCATGGTCATGGGGACCTCTTGGATGGTTGATACCAAGTGAAACTTTCCCCTTAGAAACAAGAACAGCAGGTTATGCCTTTGCTGTTAGCTCAAACATGCTCTTCACCTTCCTCATTGCTCAAGCATTTCTATCAATGTTGTGCCATATGAAGGctggcatcttcttcttcttcgcggCTTGGATCGTCATCATGGGTTTGTCCGCTGCATTTCTGCTGCCGGAGACGAAAGGCATTCCGATAGATGAGATGACGGAGAGAGTCTGGAAAAAGCATCCGTATTGGAAGAGGTTTGTGGATGATGATGGACATGAGCTTGCTGAGGTTGAGAAGGGAACTCAAGGTTGA
- the LOC120277375 gene encoding sugar transport protein 8-like isoform X2, with translation MDDFLKKFFHIVYVRKHEVKESNYCKYDNQGLQLFTSSLYLAAIIASFFASKACTKYGRKRTMQAASLFFLTGVVLDCAAMNLPMLIIGRIFLGFGVGFANQAVPLFLSEIAPVRIRGALNILFQLQVTIGIFIANIVNYFTSNLHPWGWRLSLGLAGIPASILCLGSLLITETPTSLIERKKQDEGLQVLKKIRGTNNVNAEFQELVRASEIAWQVKHPFRNLRKRNSRPQLIIGIMIQVYQQFTGINAIMFYSPVLFQTMGFRNDASLLSAVITGLVNVFSTIVSIVLVDRVGRRKLLLQAAVQMLIAQTIIGGILAAKLHDNNSLDKGLAIAVVVFVCVFVAGFAWSWGPLGWLIPSETFPLETRTAGYAFAVSSNMLFTFLIAQAFLSMLCHMKAGIFFFFAAWIVIMGLSAAFLLPETKGIPIDEMTERVWKKHPYWKRFVDDDGHELAEVEKGTQG, from the exons ATGGATGATTTCCTGAAGAAATTCTTTCATATAGTTTATGTGAGAAAACATGAGGTCAAAGAGAGCAACTACTGCAAATATGATAACCAGGGCCTTCAGCTTTTCACTTCATCACTTTACCTGGCAGCCATTATTGCCAGCTTCTTTGCATCCAAAGCCTGCACAAAGTATGGCAGGAAACGCACAATGCAAGCTgcttcccttttctttctcacTGGTGTTGTCCTGGATTGTGCAGCCATGAATCTCCCCATGCTCATCATTGGCaggatttttcttggttttggaGTAGGATTTGCTAACCAG GCTGTTCCATTGTTCTTGTCAGAAATAGCACCAGTGAGAATCAGAGGAGCATTGAACATCCTTTTCCAGCTTCAAGTAACAATTGGGATCTTCATAGCAAACATTGTGAACTACTTCACATCCAACTTGCACCCATGGGGATGGAGGCTCTCCCTCGGTCTTGCAGGAATTCCGGCGAGCATCCTCTGCCTTGGCTCTTTGCTTATAACCGAGACTCCAACAAGCCTCATCGAGCGAAAGAAACAAGATGAAGGCCTACAAGTACTAAAGAAAATCCGCGGAACAAACAATGTGAATGCCGAATTCCAAGAACTTGTTCGTGCTAGTGAAATTGCCTGGCAAGTGAAGCACCCTTTCAGAAATCTCAGGAAGAGGAATAGCCGACCTCAACTCATCATCGGCATAATGATCCAAGTATACCAGCAATTCACAGGAATCAATGCCATCATGTTTTATTCTCCTGTGCTCTTCCAAACAATGGGATTCAGAAACGATGCTTCATTGTTATCCGCTGTGATTACTGGTCTTGTGAATGTGTTCTCCACCattgtttctattgttcttgTGGACAGAGTTGGCAGGCGGAAGTTACTGCTTCAGGCTGCTGTTCAGATGCTCATTGCTCAG ACAATTATTGGAGGAATTCTGGCGGCTAAATTGCATGATAATAACTCACTAGACAAGGGATTAGCTATTGCAGTGGTGGTGTTTGTCTGTGTGTTTGTTGCTGGATTTGCATGGTCATGGGGACCTCTTGGATGGTTGATACCAAGTGAAACTTTCCCCTTAGAAACAAGAACAGCAGGTTATGCCTTTGCTGTTAGCTCAAACATGCTCTTCACCTTCCTCATTGCTCAAGCATTTCTATCAATGTTGTGCCATATGAAGGctggcatcttcttcttcttcgcggCTTGGATCGTCATCATGGGTTTGTCCGCTGCATTTCTGCTGCCGGAGACGAAAGGCATTCCGATAGATGAGATGACGGAGAGAGTCTGGAAAAAGCATCCGTATTGGAAGAGGTTTGTGGATGATGATGGACATGAGCTTGCTGAGGTTGAGAAGGGAACTCAAGGTTGA